One region of Molothrus aeneus isolate 106 chromosome 1, BPBGC_Maene_1.0, whole genome shotgun sequence genomic DNA includes:
- the DAZL gene encoding deleted in azoospermia-like produces MLLAVCSMRGCAYRVVLGRGLHLVPSGEAAAPAAFFPQAPALSWRLCSVSARRDAAHVEAQRSSTTDGSAYSATVSQGYVLPEGKIMPNTVFVGGIDIRMNEAEIRSVFEQYGTVKEVKVITDRTGVSKGYGFVSFLDNVDVQKIVESQINFHGKKLKLGPAIRKQQNLNSCVHPRQIVLGPPPPQFQSVWGNQGMETYVQPPAVMNPVTPYVQPYPYSSSPAVVLKQQVPIGYQPAYNYQAQPQWLAGEPRNYVMPPTPVYTSVNYHGSEDPGFIQMECAVPEPMQLPSSPQKKSVDRGMQTVLSCLSNPENQLTNDFVSQDSNVKEGKTYHFRKGKTVHKAI; encoded by the exons ATGTTGCTTGCTGTTTGTTCTAT gagaggttgtgcctacCGTGTAGTGCTGGGCCGAGGGCTCCACTTAGTGCCCAGCGGGGAGGCTGCGGCGCCAGCCGCCTTCTTCCCTCAGGCACCCGCGCTGTCATGGAGACTGTGCTCAGTGTCCGCGCGGCGGGAC GCAGCACATGTGGAGGCCCAGCGTTCAAGCACCACAGATGGCAGTGCCTATTCAGCAACAGTCAGTCAGGGCTATGTTTTACCAGAAGGAAAAATCATGCCCAACACAGTCTTTGTTGGTGGAATTGACATAAGG atGAATGAAGCAGAAATTCGGAGTGTCTTTGAACAATATGGTACTGTGAAGGAGGTGAAGGTCATCACTGACAGGACTGGTGTTTCGAAGGG GTATGGATTTGTGTCTTTCCTGGACAATGTGGATGTTCAAAAGATAGTTGAG TCACAAATCAACTTCCATGGTAAAAAGCTGAAACTGGGGCCAGCAatcagaaaacaacaaaacttaA ATTCCTGCGTGCATCCCAGACAAATAGTTCTTGGTCCTCCTCCACCACAGTTCCAGAGCGTGTGGGGTAATCAGGGTATGGAGACATACGTGCAGCCTCCAGCTGTCATGAACCCAGTAACACCCTATGTTCAG CCCTATCCATACAGTTCATCACCAGCTGTAGTGCTAAAGCAGCAAGTTCCCATAGGATATCAACCTGCTTACAACTATCAG GCTCAACCACAGTGGCTTGCTGGGGAGCCAAGAAATTATGTAATGCCTCCAACTCCG GTGTATACTTCAGTGAACTATCATGGCTCTGAGGATCCAGGATTTATACAGATGGAATGTGCTGTTCCAGAGCCCATGCAGTTGCCTAGCAGCCCACAGAAG AAGTCCGTGGACAGGGGCATGCAAACAGTACTATCCTGTCTGTCTAATCCTGAGAACCAGCTGACAAATGACTTTGTATCACAAGACAGCAATGTAAAG GAGGGTAAGACATACCacttcagaaaaggaaagacaGTACACAAAGCCATTTGA